One genomic window of Micromonospora sp. WMMD1128 includes the following:
- a CDS encoding glycosyltransferase, producing the protein MNILLWHVHGSWTTSFVHGKHRYLIPVNPQRDAYGLGRARTYPWPDTAVEVTPQDLRATDVDVVILQRPEELDLATEWLGRRPGRDLPAIYVEHNTPKGDVPNTRHPMADRDDLLLTHVTHFNDLFWDTGATRTTVVDHGVVPPATEWTGELNRLAVVINEPVRRWRVTGTDLLTRFAELAPLDVYGMKVAGLAAHLGLPEDRLTSHDDVPQHAMHAELAKRRAYLHLCRWTSLGLSLVEAMTIGMPVIALATTEAVQAVPPDAGALSTRVDVLVDAARTLLDDPAAARRAGAVARAAARDRYGLERFLTDWDRLLEEEVCASR; encoded by the coding sequence ATGAACATCCTGCTCTGGCACGTGCACGGCTCCTGGACCACGTCGTTCGTGCACGGCAAGCACCGCTACCTCATCCCGGTCAACCCGCAACGCGACGCCTACGGACTGGGCCGTGCCCGCACCTACCCCTGGCCCGACACCGCCGTCGAGGTCACTCCGCAGGACCTGCGCGCCACCGACGTCGACGTGGTCATCCTGCAACGACCCGAGGAACTCGATCTCGCCACCGAGTGGCTGGGCCGCCGGCCGGGACGCGACCTGCCCGCGATCTACGTCGAACACAACACCCCCAAGGGCGACGTCCCGAACACCCGCCACCCCATGGCCGACCGTGACGACCTGCTCCTCACCCACGTCACACACTTCAACGACCTGTTCTGGGACACCGGCGCCACCCGCACCACGGTCGTCGACCACGGCGTCGTCCCACCCGCCACCGAGTGGACCGGCGAACTGAACCGCCTCGCCGTGGTGATCAACGAGCCGGTACGCCGCTGGCGGGTCACCGGCACCGACCTGCTCACCCGCTTCGCCGAGCTGGCGCCGCTGGACGTCTACGGGATGAAGGTGGCCGGGCTCGCGGCCCACCTCGGGCTGCCCGAGGATCGCCTCACCAGCCACGACGACGTGCCGCAGCACGCCATGCACGCCGAACTCGCCAAACGCCGCGCCTACCTGCACCTGTGCCGATGGACCTCGCTCGGACTCAGCCTCGTCGAGGCGATGACCATCGGCATGCCGGTGATCGCCCTGGCCACCACCGAAGCGGTGCAGGCCGTGCCCCCCGACGCCGGCGCGCTCTCCACCCGGGTCGACGTGCTCGTCGACGCCGCCCGGACCCTGCTCGACGACCCGGCCGCCGCCCGGCGGGCGGGCGCCGTCGCCCGGGCCGCCGCCCGCGACCGCTACGGCCTGGAGCGTTTCCTCACCGACTGGGACCGGCTGCTGGAGGAGGAAGTATGCGCATCGCGATGA
- a CDS encoding SIS domain-containing protein, producing the protein MAATPAAGQTVLEEHLTRLAAALLPLHGAEDLLARWGGELAYRLAAGGRLLVAGNGGSAAEAQHLTAELVGKLRHDRRPLSAIALHAETSALTAIGNDYGYDEVFARQVRAHGRPDDLLLLLSTSGASSNLLTAARAAHATGLRCWAFTGPAPNPLADLCHEHFAVDSPDGQVVQELHLVAVHVLCEYVDRALPAALAARPSAGDVRSGVEVVLGDPDPEVQAR; encoded by the coding sequence ATGGCGGCCACGCCGGCGGCCGGTCAGACGGTGCTGGAGGAGCACCTGACCCGGCTGGCCGCCGCGCTGCTGCCGCTGCACGGGGCGGAGGACCTGCTCGCCCGCTGGGGCGGTGAGCTGGCGTACCGGCTCGCCGCGGGGGGCCGGTTGCTGGTGGCCGGCAACGGCGGCAGCGCCGCCGAAGCCCAACACCTCACCGCCGAACTCGTCGGCAAACTCCGCCACGACCGTCGACCCCTGTCCGCCATCGCCCTGCACGCCGAGACCAGCGCGCTGACCGCCATCGGCAACGACTACGGATACGACGAGGTCTTCGCCCGCCAGGTCCGCGCCCACGGCCGCCCCGACGACCTCCTCCTGCTCCTGTCCACCAGCGGCGCCAGCAGCAACCTCCTCACCGCCGCCCGGGCAGCCCACGCCACCGGCCTGCGCTGCTGGGCCTTCACCGGCCCGGCCCCCAACCCCCTGGCCGACCTCTGCCACGAGCACTTCGCGGTGGACTCGCCCGACGGCCAGGTGGTGCAGGAACTGCACCTGGTCGCCGTGCACGTGCTCTGTGAGTACGTGGACCGGGCGTTGCCGGCGGCGCTCGCCGCCCGGCCCTCGGCCGGTGACGTGCGAAGCGGCGTCGAGGTGGTGCTCGGCGACCCGGATCCGGAGGTGCAGGCCCGATGA
- a CDS encoding glycosyltransferase — MRIAMISEHASPLAVLGGEDAGGQNTHVAELSAALAAAGHDVRVYTRLDAVDLPASVHTPDGYEVAHVPAGPAEPVAKDDLLPYMPAFSDWLADRWRTGDWQPEVVHAHFWMSGLAGLAAARRVGVPVVQTYHALGTVKRRHQGTQDTSPAGRIDHERDLGRSVDRVVAQCQDEVAELVRMGVPRSRVTVVPSGVNLSTFGPLGPVAEPAGGRARILTVGRLVERKGFQDVVRAVADVPDAECVVVGGPPAGLLETDPYAVRLRALADSLGIGDRVRLVGAVPREEMARWYRSADVLVAAPWYEPFGLTPLEAMACGVPVVGTAVGGLTDTVVPGRTGDLVPARDPAALGAAIRALLGDRIRRFAYATAALDRARTRYSWATAAERLGELYEEVATVRRPTRVVA; from the coding sequence ATGCGCATCGCGATGATCTCGGAACACGCCAGCCCGCTCGCCGTCCTCGGCGGGGAGGACGCCGGTGGCCAGAACACGCATGTCGCCGAGCTCTCCGCCGCGCTCGCCGCCGCCGGCCACGACGTCCGGGTCTACACCCGACTCGACGCGGTGGACCTCCCGGCCTCCGTCCATACCCCGGACGGGTACGAGGTCGCGCACGTCCCCGCCGGCCCGGCCGAGCCGGTGGCCAAGGACGACCTGCTGCCGTACATGCCGGCGTTCTCCGACTGGCTGGCCGACAGGTGGCGCACCGGCGACTGGCAGCCGGAGGTGGTGCACGCGCACTTCTGGATGAGCGGGCTGGCCGGGCTCGCCGCGGCCCGGCGGGTCGGCGTGCCGGTGGTGCAGACGTACCACGCGCTCGGCACGGTCAAGCGTCGCCACCAGGGCACCCAGGACACCAGCCCGGCGGGACGCATCGACCACGAGCGGGACCTGGGCCGCTCGGTGGACCGGGTCGTCGCCCAGTGCCAGGACGAGGTCGCCGAGCTGGTCCGGATGGGGGTGCCGCGGTCCCGGGTGACCGTGGTGCCGTCGGGGGTGAACCTGTCGACCTTCGGCCCGCTCGGCCCGGTCGCCGAACCGGCGGGCGGCCGGGCCCGCATCCTCACCGTCGGGCGGCTGGTGGAACGCAAGGGCTTCCAGGACGTCGTCCGGGCCGTCGCCGACGTGCCGGACGCCGAGTGCGTGGTGGTCGGCGGGCCACCGGCCGGGCTGCTGGAGACCGACCCGTACGCGGTGCGGCTGCGCGCGCTCGCCGACTCGCTCGGCATCGGCGACCGGGTGCGCCTCGTCGGCGCGGTGCCGCGCGAGGAGATGGCCCGTTGGTACCGCTCGGCGGACGTGCTTGTCGCCGCGCCCTGGTACGAGCCGTTCGGCCTCACCCCGTTGGAGGCGATGGCGTGCGGCGTGCCGGTGGTCGGGACGGCGGTCGGCGGGCTGACCGACACGGTGGTGCCGGGACGAACCGGCGACCTGGTCCCGGCTCGTGATCCGGCGGCGCTCGGCGCGGCGATCCGGGCGCTGCTCGGCGACCGGATCCGCCGGTTCGCCTACGCCACCGCGGCGCTCGACCGCGCCCGCACCCGCTACTCCTGGGCCACCGCCGCCGAACGCCTCGGCGAGTTGTACGAGGAGGTGGCCACCGTGCGCCGGCCCACCCGGGTGGTCGCCTGA
- a CDS encoding PfkB family carbohydrate kinase has product MTGPVVVLGDTLLDRDVEGLVNRLCPDSPVPVLDETTSVDRPGGAGLAAVFAAAEGAEVALVTAVADDAGGARLGALLAAAGVQLYALPLAGATPEKVRLRVRGRVLLRHDRGGAIGVPGEPSEAVLRLLASASAVLVSDYGRGVAGQPALRAALAATRAPVVWDPHPRGPAAVPGVHLATPNEPEARELAKTPPGGSRLATASRSAQALRRRWQAGAVAVTLGGDGALLCHAGSTPLVVPAPAAEGDTCGAGDRFAATATLALARGALVSEAVQEAVTEASAYVAGGGVATALPAPVRAVPPAVVTAGGDRIGAVAAGEVVARVRASGGTVVATGGCFDLLHAGHVATLQAARQLGDCLVVCLNSDASVAGLKGPERPVVPQGDRGRLLAALGCVDAVLIFDEHTPHAALSWLRPDIWVKGGDYASGGGAQTLPESEILARWGGHTVVVPYLDGRSTTDMIAAARAGRGRAGRPATAQTGPATVVRSTAKEAR; this is encoded by the coding sequence ATGACGGGACCCGTGGTGGTGCTCGGTGACACGCTGCTGGACCGGGACGTGGAGGGGCTGGTGAACCGGCTCTGCCCGGACTCCCCGGTGCCGGTGCTGGACGAGACCACGTCTGTCGACCGTCCCGGTGGCGCCGGCCTCGCCGCCGTCTTCGCCGCCGCGGAGGGCGCCGAGGTCGCGCTTGTCACCGCCGTGGCCGACGACGCCGGCGGGGCCCGGCTCGGCGCCCTGCTCGCCGCCGCCGGGGTGCAGCTGTACGCGCTCCCGCTCGCCGGCGCCACGCCGGAGAAGGTCCGGCTGCGGGTCCGCGGCCGGGTGCTGCTGCGCCACGACCGGGGCGGTGCCATCGGGGTGCCCGGTGAACCGAGCGAGGCCGTGCTGCGGCTGCTCGCCTCCGCGTCCGCCGTGCTGGTCAGCGACTACGGTCGGGGCGTCGCCGGCCAGCCCGCGCTGCGTGCCGCGTTGGCCGCGACCCGGGCGCCCGTGGTGTGGGACCCGCACCCACGCGGCCCGGCGGCCGTGCCCGGGGTCCATCTGGCCACCCCGAACGAGCCGGAGGCGCGGGAGCTGGCGAAGACGCCGCCCGGTGGTTCCCGGCTGGCGACCGCGTCCCGCAGCGCGCAGGCGCTGCGCCGGCGCTGGCAGGCCGGCGCGGTCGCGGTGACGCTCGGTGGGGACGGCGCGTTGCTCTGCCACGCCGGTTCCACCCCGCTGGTGGTGCCGGCGCCGGCCGCCGAGGGGGACACCTGCGGCGCGGGGGACCGGTTCGCCGCGACCGCCACCCTGGCGCTGGCCCGGGGCGCGCTGGTGTCCGAGGCGGTGCAGGAGGCGGTCACCGAGGCGTCCGCGTACGTGGCCGGCGGGGGCGTGGCGACCGCGCTGCCGGCGCCGGTCCGGGCCGTGCCCCCGGCGGTGGTCACGGCCGGTGGGGACCGGATCGGCGCGGTGGCCGCGGGCGAGGTGGTGGCCCGGGTACGTGCGTCCGGCGGCACGGTGGTGGCCACCGGTGGTTGTTTCGACCTGCTGCACGCCGGCCACGTGGCGACCCTCCAGGCGGCCCGGCAGCTCGGCGACTGCCTGGTGGTGTGCCTCAACTCCGACGCGAGCGTGGCCGGGCTGAAGGGACCGGAACGTCCGGTCGTGCCGCAGGGCGACCGGGGCCGGCTGCTCGCCGCGCTCGGCTGCGTCGACGCGGTGCTGATCTTCGACGAGCACACCCCGCACGCGGCCCTGTCCTGGCTGCGCCCGGACATCTGGGTCAAGGGCGGCGACTACGCCAGCGGCGGCGGCGCCCAGACGCTGCCCGAGTCGGAGATCCTGGCCCGCTGGGGCGGGCACACGGTGGTCGTGCCGTACCTGGACGGGCGGTCCACCACCGACATGATCGCGGCGGCCCGCGCCGGACGCGGCCGGGCCGGTCGCCCGGCGACGGCGCAGACCGGGCCCGCGACGGTCGTCCGGTCCACGGCGAAGGAGGCACGATGA